CACATGTATGTTTTGCAAAGTCAACAATAAATTGCTTGGTAAAATGAACTGGCATTGGAATCAAAGGTAGACACAGATAAGTGCAAGTATTCACACGTTGCATGATTCACATCCCCATATTTTAATCAGAGCAGGTATGGAAGTGGCAAAACAACGACCTAAAAATAGTCTActacataaaacaaaataaaagcaagATAGTAAAGACAGAGCAAAATGACCACATTAAGCCAAGTTTGTTGTCAACACATGATTTTCAGACTTGGACTTGGACTGTTCAATAAATcgtaaaagaaaaaggtttaagatttttaagGTTTGATCAAGGTCAAACCAAGGTTGAaccgtgatgatgtcataattaatttaataattattaaaatataaataattatattaaattaatataaatataagaaataactaaaataattaaattaaacataaaaatcaatctttcaaatgtatttttttatatcataactttcacaagaaaaataagaattatCAAATACTAAGCAAAGGTAgatatgatatttatttatatgttgattAGTTAAACTTGTGATAGCAATAATAATATACAAATTACAAGGacacatatattatattaaataaaataaaaatttaaattatctaatagttttaaattaaaatatttatatactaaattatgtggataaaacttaggtataatACCTTAaattgttccttaggttctccACTTAAAATTGAGTCATGTagttatttaactaaaaaatacactttcattttatgagaaaaaattcatatagTAGAATCTTAAGAGAGAAACCAAAAGAATGTCACCTAAGTACTATATCTAAGTCTTGCCCCAATTACatttattacttttaaaataaagtaattttagaatcatacaattttatatttttttggcacaattggaatttttttttaaagagttttaacttataacATCCACTtctaataataactctttatcattaaattaagataccaatcaatttttaacaGAGGTAGAGATTAAACCCACgcacaattaaaatttttaatgcctataacatattatttttcctttactaATCATTCTTCGTCACATTACAGTTACAGCAAAAAGAGTTATGAGTTAAGGTACTACAtatagtcaaaaaaaaaaagttaaggtaCTATATTTTTTACAGCAACCATCAGACCTGAtctcttagatttttttttttaattgtaaatattaattaaaagtaCTTAAGAGTTAAGGTATTCGTCTGAGTTAAGGAACTTAAAGAGTTTAAGATATTTTTTACAGCAACCATCAGACCTGAtctcttagattttttttttttttttttttttttttaaattgtaaatattaattaaaagtgCTTAAGAGTTAAGGTATTTGTCACGACACATTGGCcaaggtgaaaaaaaaaggattggcTGAAACTTGTCTACCTTTCCAATGTAGGGCTTtggaaacacaaataaaaaaagaatacaaaaactaaaagagagAGTGGAGCcggataaaagaaaagagaaaggagaaaaagaagaaaaaagaaaaaaagaagaaggagaaacagCAGGAGAGGATTTGGCGTGACCGGAAACAGCAGCAGAAGACTTGGCGTGACCGGCGACTTCTGTGGGCAACCTGCTGCTTCAGGTACTTGGTACAGCCCCTGCTTAGTcgtcttcttctcttctcttctctcacaTAAGATCCGAATCCGGCAACGGTGTTGTATCAACTTTCAAGAGGTTTCGAGCCTAATAGTCACTGCTACTATATTCCACTTCACAAATATGATAGTTCACATTTTCACACACATTCATATCTTTTATTTCATCTTTCTAAATAAAAATCCCACTTCAAATagttttcttcttccttaatctattttctttttatttttttttcttcagattttcaAGATTTACCAGTATATTCTAACGGCTTTCATGAGCACTCCAGGAGCCACATCGTCATCAGCTTCTTCTTTAACACCTCGGTGGAAATATGATGTCTTCCTTAGTTTCAGAGGTGAAGACACTCGAAATAATTTTACAGATCATCTATATGCTGCTTTGCAACGTAAGGGTATTGTCACCTTCAGGGACGAAGAAGGACTTGAGAAAGGAGAATCTATTTCACCAGCACTCTTGAAAGCAATAGAAGAATCAAGGTTTGCTATCATCATTCTCTCAAAAAACTATGTGTCTTCCTCATGGTGCATGGAGGAACTTGCCAAAATGGTTAGATGCAGGAAAGAGACAGGATTGACAATTCTTCCTATTTTTTACCATGTAAATCCATCTGATGTACGGAAAGAGGCAGAAGCCCTTTACGAGCacaatttttttgagagaacgGAAACATGGAAAGCTGCTGCATTGAGAGAAGTGGCCAATATTTCTGGTTGGCATTTACGAGATAGGTaatttccttgaaaattttatttcttttgacaTTTAAGTGACAATCTTCTTTTATATACCATAAAGTATATAAATAGCTATTAGAATGTAGCATAAGAGCGCTACTATTGGATGTGCTAAATGCTAAGTTTTTAGTATTTAgcacatcaaacacaaaaaatcaccTTCATTGGATGTCACAAATGCCAAAATAATTGGCATGAGCTACGGTGCCTTTCAATTAGCATAAGGGCATTGTAGCAATGTCATTaactaaaaagtaatttttaattCGAGTTGAAGGGCACCGTAGCAATGTCATTAACTAGTAATTTTTAATTCGACTTTctatccttcttttttttttttttttttttttaattcatttgttTCGGGTTGTGTTTTgagttaatattattttaataggttgtatttattattttaatgttttgcaTGGTACAATAAAACATGGGATATAGGGTGTAATATCATATgctatgaaaataatattttaacattcAATGTTGATGCTTTAATATGAGTGAATTGAAATATCAGAACAAATTCTTGTTAAAATGTTGTTGTATTTTGAGACTTCTTGCAAGCGGTGCTGATGCTATTAGAAATAGTTTGTGACCTTAGCCTTTAGGACTTGGGAAAAGCTCCATTGCAATAATTAAAAAGGAACTACTTGATTCAAGAATTAACATAACTTTCTATGAACAAACAGAGCTTCTAGGATTTATAATTGATAATATTAGACTATTAGTCcaccaaaatagaaattaaaaaaaaaaaattaaaaacaccttcaattaaatggaaaaaaagataCTCATTTGAAGACATTAATATAAGCCTTGACTCAAAAGGTAGAAGCTTATATCTTTGTTGGCAATGGTGGAGCCAGAAATATTTTTCTAAGGAAGGccaaattaaatacaataaagttcttaaattgactaaaaaataaacaaggtccatgaacaaatttttttatatttaataagttCATGTAGCTCAACAAAGTTGTACCAtagtattaaaataatttataattaattttaaattaaattttttgacaatCTCTTTTAATCATATGTCAAACAATTTAGAAAAGAGACATATAATAaacaagaatataaaaataattttgagaaTGAAACTTGTAAGTATTATTAAGATACAGACGCCAAGTTGGCTTTAATTAAAACGTGTGGTGGGACATCTTCCATCAACACATGACATGCATGTCTGGCAAGGTTGTGAGCTATAGAGTTTTCATTTCTACAAACATGAGAAAAACTAATACCATGAAAATATACTCTCTAACAATTCTAAAATACCGAATCAAAAGGCCGAAAGAGGCTATTGTGGGAGACACTCTTTAGAGCATTTATCACTAACTCTGAATCCCCTTCTAAAGCTAAACCAATGCCTATATCAAGAGAGAACTCCAAAGCTCTACTAGCAACAAGGGCTTCTAGCTCTTGAATAGAATGAGGAAGAGATATTCTGGGACATGGAAGCAATCACCATATCTTTGTCATCTCTAATGATAACCCCAATCCTAGCTCTATCTTCATCTTTAAAAGCAGCTCCATCAACGTTAACTTTGTAGCAATTAGCTGGAGAATAAGACCACAAGGCACGAGGTCTGGGATGAACATGTTAAGGCCGTGGTTGGGCTGCCTAGTACTCTGACAAAGATTCATGGGCTCTTTGGCAGGGGCAGCTGCACTTGTTATTTaggggggttcaaatgaacccccttacttgaaaaaaaaaaaatttatatatatatatatataaaataatttttattaatttaattacttttaaaaatattttcgcACAACTTGGCTTAAATCTTGCACACCATGATCACGAATCAATGCCTAAAATCAAACAGCATAAATCAGCTCATCCCAAAACTAATTAACAACACAAATCACTCTCCCTTTATCTCAtgaatctcatctcatctctgtTCTCTATCTAACTTTCTATGTATCTCTGATTCTAAGAGTAAAATGTGAGTAATTGTGAGTTCTGAATGTCtctatttattataaatttatattatatatatgagagagagtgtgtgattAATACCAATTGTGTgcatagtattttttttatataatgttatttgtgtgaattgtgaAGTGTGTGAATGTGTAcatgttataaatataatataactttatataatttaataaccAAGAAATACAGTGGATTTGTTACATGTGTATATTGTTATtatgttataataattttttgttataaaactagtgattcaaagaaaaaaaaaatagtaaagttaaTGGTTGTtaaatgtattatttatgtatggatgTGTGTGGTTATGtgggtcaataattaatataagatcaataatttataataaaaaaatgacaaataaataatgaaaatgaaataataataaaaaaatgttatataaacttaacaaaataaaatgatcacatctacattgacaatagataatcacaattgataataaactattatgtgacaatttcaaaatatgaaaactcgtagaaataaattgtaacatttcatgtatttgtgtttttttttttggtcaataaaacaatatattcaagttctttttttttttaaatttgttaaatttaagtttcttaacaACCCCCTTAAGAAATTTCTTGGAGCCGCCATTGCTACTCTTTTGcctaatatttttctttctccgATGggtatttattattaatttggaCCATAATGTTTTATCCTTTTTGCAGCCCTGAGTCAGAATATATACAACACATAGTAGAGGTGATATTACATAAATTGAGTTCAAGTTTCTCAAGCAATACAAATAACTTGGTAGGAATAGATTCTTCAGTTGAAGAACTCATCACTTCGTATTATGATTGTGGGAACAAAGTTTGCATGACAGGGATTTGTGGTATGGGGGGGCTGGGAAAGACAACTCTTGCTAGAGTTGTTTATGATAAGTTTTGTAGTCATTTTGAAGGCTCAAGTTTTATAGCTAATGTCAGAGAAGAATCAGAAAAATATGGTTTGCTTCAATTACAAAAGCAGCTTCTTGCAGACATTATGGAGGATGGAAATATAGATATAAGGGATGTATATCAAGGAGTTGACATGATTAAGAAAAGGCTACGTATTAAGAAAGTTCTACTTGTTTTGGATGATGTCAACCAAATTGACCAATTAGAAAAATTGTGTGGAGAATATGGTTGGTTTGGATTGGAGAGTTGGATCATCATAACAACTAGAGATGAACATTTGTTGGTCCAACATGGAGTGCACAAAAGATTTAAGCCTAATTCGTTAAATAGTGATGTTGCTTTAAAACTTCTTTGTTTGAAAGCATTCAAAAATGAGCAACCCAAAGAAGGTTATATGCAACTCTCTCAAGAATGTGTACGCTATGCTAACGGCCTTCCGTTAGCTCTTGTTACTTTGGGTTCCTTTTTGGCTGGAAGAACAATGGATGAATGGCAAAGTGCATTggaaagttttaaaaaaattcctaaaagaGAAATATTTGATATACTTAAAGTAAGCTATGATGAACTAGAGGAAATGTGGAAGGagatatttttagatattgCGTGTTTCTTTAGAGGGAAGACAAAAGATCGAGTAGTTGAGATATTAGAGAAATGTGGTTTTGATGCGAGAATCGGTATAAGTGTTCTCGTTGATAAATCTCTCTTAACTAtagaaaacaataaattatGTATGCATGATCTAGTACAAGAAATGGGTAAAGAAATTATTCGTCAAGAATCACGTGGAGAGCCAGGAAAGCGCAACAGGTTGTGGCTTATTGAGGATTTGTTTCATGTATTGACTAAAGATACGGTAAGACAACGaaaaagttataaatttatttcaGTGAAAAAGATTGATTAGGTAAAATTACATAATTTAGTTCAATACATTAGTTCTTAAATAAATGATCTCGATAAGTGGTTATTTACATACGTAATTAAAGAAATATAGAGtgcttattttttgttgataattcaaTGGTTTGTGGTGAAAGAGTTTAAATTTTGGATGTCTTCGTAGAAAATACTAGAATATATCAGTTGAACTATAAGAATCTTGGCAATGAAACATGGAATACAAACTTTCATTTAACATGCTAATATATTGTTGTTGGACCATTCttatattttacaaaacatatttgattctgttgttattttaaatttgaattcatCTTTCTTAATTTAATCATCAAGTAATCTTTCCTGATTACTATCCAAAACaaaaggttatatttttattgaaacttCTTTTATGGGACTTTTTTTCCATCACTTTAAaagtaattttgaaatttccccctttttttgcTCCTTTTTTTCCCTTGATGGTAGAAGTGCAccttactagttttaatttacggttgtaaaaaaattaacattctTAATAAATGAATGTTAACACAATattgagaatctaatttttttatatatatataaaaatttcacACACAATATTGAGAAGAAAACTTTAACAtatgatattaaaaaatatttagtattctccaaaaaaaaaaaaaaaagtaaaaaaaaaaaaaaatccttattgTTGAATGAAAATTCTATGATAACACATTTTGtcacaattattttatgtgGTAGACTGTAATTAgttatttgtcacttttacatgaacttactattttttctttaatattcaCAATCATCTGCATGGGACAGTTGTGATAAAATGTGTAAAAGTGTGTAGTCTTAGAATTATTATTGTTGAATTTGAAGTTGGACCCACCATTTTAAGATTCTTTTGATAGAAGGGATgggaatgttaaaaaaaaaaaaaaaaagtttcccacttcttttctttttaataaattaaaaaaaaaaaaaaaaagtagatgaaGAAGATAGCAATCTTATAGTTCAACTAACAATTTTAAGATTAGGTTATATATTTGGAAAACTCAGGTTGTAGATAATTGTTTTTCTAAATGCCAGGTTGTAGATATTTAATCTCCTTTAAAACTTGAGTAATTGGTATTCTTATCTTTTGTTATGCAATTAATTCACCCATGTTTGCTTTTGATTCTTAGGCAACAGAAGCAATTCAAGCCATAGTCCTAAACCGTCATGAATGGGAAAGAGGATATCGGGAGTTTGAAACCTTTCCTTTTTATGAATGGACAGTACAATACCCGGACTTTGAAGTCTTCCCTGAAGCTTTTTCAAAGATGTGTAATCTTAGATTGCTTATAGTTGACAATTTGTCTATCTCAAATGACCTCCATCATCTTCCAAATTCCCTAAGATTTCTTGACTGGTTTGgttattcttcaaaatgttTGCCATCTAGTTTCCATCCCAAAGAGCTCGTTGAACTTAATTTACGGTTTAGTGAAATTAAATATCTTTGGGAAGGAGtaaaggtatttttttttttctctcaacatatatatatatatatatatattctttaggAGTGGCTTCAATAAATTTCCTtactttacaaaatttattattttattaaaataactaTTATGTTTAATGGAAGCTTTTCCTTTTGGGTTGAACAGTATTTGGACATGTTAAAAAGCATGGATCTTAGTTATTCAGCAAACATTATTCAGACACCTGACTTCACTGGGTTTCCAAGGCTTGAGAGACTTCGTCTTAGTTGGTGCACTAATTTGGTTGACCTCCACCCATCTATTCGGCAACTCAGCAGGCTTGTTGTCTTAGATCTTGAACACTGCAAATCTCTTACCAATCTTCCCTGCATTTCCACTGAAATGGAGTCCCTTAAAATTCTTAATCTTTGTGGATGTCCCAAAATCATAAACTTTCTAGAATTTAATGGAGTTTTGACAAGCCTATCAGAACTTCACTTGAGTGGAACTGGAATTGAGACACTACCCTCATCAATCGACTGTTTGGCTGCCCTTTCTTTATTAAATCTAAAAGACTGTTGTCATCTCGAGTGTCTTCCAGGTTACATGGATAGTTTGATGTCGCTTGAAAAACTTGATATTTCGGGATGTCGCCGTCTTGTCAACCTGCCAGACAGCCTTTGGAAAATAAAGTGTTTGAAGGAACTTGATTTGCAAGGTACCGGAATTATAGAAGTTCCCTTAGCCAATCCTGTCTGGCAAGATCTATTGAAATATCAACTGTCATCGAATATGTGCTCCATGAACTTGGAGAGGATAATGCTTTTCAGAGATGTAGATTgctatctctctctcacacatgcACATTGTGAGAGTAGCCGTAGAGTGGCATTTACAATATTGAACCGTTACCGACAGGTACTttgctctctctatctctctctcacacatgcACATTGTTAAATGGagtatcatgtttttttttttttttttaccctttgatACAGGGACTCCTTTGCCAAAAAACTGAATACCAGATAATTATTAAAGGGGATAACCTTCCGCGATGGTTAACACATCAAAGTAGGGGAAATTCAATAAGCATAGAGCTGCCTCCAAATTGGTGTAATGGTAGGTGGATGGGATTCTTTCTTTGTGCTTCCGTCAATGTAATTGGCGAAACATTTGGTCTTGGAGCTCGTGTGATAGCCCTTGGTGATATGCGTCACAGTCACTATGCCTCTAAAACTTTCTTAAGGACGACAGCTTTGGGGAGCCACATTTGGCTTTTGTATTTTTCTCGAGATGATTGGTTCGCTACTGTTGGGAATGGTGAATGCAGTCAGATTGAGCTTGTATTTGAGAACTATGGCTCAGTCGAGGGAGTGAGGGAATGCGGGGTCAGTTTGGTGTACGAGCAAGATGTGGAAGAGTTCAACCAAACACGACTCAGAAAGTCCTCCTTCCGAAAGAACACGATTCATCAAATTGTTGAATAAATGGTCTAGATAGGAAATAGTCTCAACCTTCACCTGTTACTACACCGCTCTAATGATTTTGCTAAGGTAGATTATTCAGTACTATTAATTGTCCAAGCATGATGTTATTttgccaaacaaattttttactGGTGAAAACTTGAGAATGCATAATATTTCCTTCTCTGACATTTTTTATACTTCAGAATCATTGGACCCGTACCTTTGAAAACAGTAATTAAGCAATTTTAGTTACAATCATTAGGAATGAGTAACCATTAactgttttctttcttcaacTAAAATGCCTTACTGACTCAGGTTTTTACAAATTTACAGATAATGGACATGTCTGCAGAAGGTGAGGACCAT
This genomic stretch from Quercus robur chromosome 4, dhQueRobu3.1, whole genome shotgun sequence harbors:
- the LOC126722527 gene encoding disease resistance protein RPV1-like, coding for MSTPGATSSSASSLTPRWKYDVFLSFRGEDTRNNFTDHLYAALQRKGIVTFRDEEGLEKGESISPALLKAIEESRFAIIILSKNYVSSSWCMEELAKMVRCRKETGLTILPIFYHVNPSDVRKEAEALYEHNFFERTETWKAAALREVANISGWHLRDSPESEYIQHIVEVILHKLSSSFSSNTNNLVGIDSSVEELITSYYDCGNKVCMTGICGMGGLGKTTLARVVYDKFCSHFEGSSFIANVREESEKYGLLQLQKQLLADIMEDGNIDIRDVYQGVDMIKKRLRIKKVLLVLDDVNQIDQLEKLCGEYGWFGLESWIIITTRDEHLLVQHGVHKRFKPNSLNSDVALKLLCLKAFKNEQPKEGYMQLSQECVRYANGLPLALVTLGSFLAGRTMDEWQSALESFKKIPKREIFDILKVSYDELEEMWKEIFLDIACFFRGKTKDRVVEILEKCGFDARIGISVLVDKSLLTIENNKLCMHDLVQEMGKEIIRQESRGEPGKRNRLWLIEDLFHVLTKDTATEAIQAIVLNRHEWERGYREFETFPFYEWTVQYPDFEVFPEAFSKMCNLRLLIVDNLSISNDLHHLPNSLRFLDWFGYSSKCLPSSFHPKELVELNLRFSEIKYLWEGVKYLDMLKSMDLSYSANIIQTPDFTGFPRLERLRLSWCTNLVDLHPSIRQLSRLVVLDLEHCKSLTNLPCISTEMESLKILNLCGCPKIINFLEFNGVLTSLSELHLSGTGIETLPSSIDCLAALSLLNLKDCCHLECLPGYMDSLMSLEKLDISGCRRLVNLPDSLWKIKCLKELDLQGTGIIEVPLANPVWQDLLKYQLSSNMCSMNLERIMLFRDVDCYLSLTHAHCESSRRVAFTILNRYRQGLLCQKTEYQIIIKGDNLPRWLTHQSRGNSISIELPPNWCNGRWMGFFLCASVNVIGETFGLGARVIALGDMRHSHYASKTFLRTTALGSHIWLLYFSRDDWFATVGNGECSQIELVFENYGSVEGVRECGVSLVYEQDVEEFNQTRLRKSSFRKNTIHQIVE